In Sphingobacterium sp. SYP-B4668, the sequence CGCTATGTAGGCCACCTCAAATCAAATGTTAATTTTTTAGAAATTGCTCCAATTCTTTGCGCTGGCGTAACCGTATACAAAGGTTTGAAAGAAACAGAAACTAAACCTGGAGAATGGGTAGCTATCTCCGGAATCGGAGGACTAGGTCATGTAGCCGTTCAATATGCTAAAGCCATGGGCATGCACGTAGCAGCTATTGACGTAGCGGATGAGAAATTAGAATTAGCAAAAAAACTTGGTGCAGATCTCATCGTGAATGCTAAAAATACAGATCCAGGTCAGTATCTACACAAAGAAGTAGGCGGTATGCACGGCGCCCTTATTACCGCCGTATCTCCAATTGCCTTCAAACAAGGAATTGATGTATTACGTAGAAAAGGTACCATTGCACTCAATGGGCTCCCTCCGGGATCCTTCGAACTGCCAATTTTTGAAACCGTATTAAAGCGAATAACAGTAAGGGGATCTATTGTCGGAACCAGAAAAGACATGCAAGAAGCATTAGAATTTGCCAATGAGGGACTAGTTAAAGCAACCGTATCCGCTGCAAAACTAGAGGACATCAATGATGTCTTTGACAAAATGAGAAAAGGACAGATTGACGGCAGAATTGTACTAGATATTGCCAACAGCCCCAATTAATGCTCGCTGTAAAGTAGTCTTCAATTCATTTCGATTGAAGACTACATCACTACTAAAAAAACAAAATGACTTCAAGATTAGCAATCACAGACGCGGCGCGACAAGTAGTAGAAGACCTTAAAGAAAAACACGGTCCACTTATGTTTTATCAAGCAGGTGGGTGCTGTGAAGGCACACAGCCACAGTGTTTTGAGAAGGGAGGTTTCTTCCCTAGGATGAATGATGCCATGATTGGACTAGTCGAAGGGTATGAATTTTGGGTAGACCGAGACCTATTTGAGTATTGGCAATACTCACACTTTACCTTAGACGTACTTGATGGTTTCGGACCTGGAGGATTTTCCTTGGAAACACCACTAGGAAAAACCTTCACCATACATTACAGACTTTTCAATGAAAACGAATTGAAAAATCTCTCGCCCATAATCAGGGCTAATTAAGAAAATAGTTCTCTCGCACTAAGAACCTGTTTAAAATTCATCTAATGATTTCGTTACTCTTTTTGGCTGCTACTGCGTTATATTTTTAAGGTAGAAGCGCTGCTATCTCAAAAATTAAGCCTCGTCAAGACTAAGTCCCTCCAATACAGGGATGGGATTCTTATTTTCATCCAGCGCTACAAAAGTAAACAATCCATTTATTGCTAACTCTCGCCCCTCTTCATACATATGCTCGAGGTATATCTCCACTCTCACTTTCAAACTAGTCCTCCCTATACTATCCACTCTAGCGACGGCCTCTATGATGCTACCTGAAGGTATTGCCTTAGCAAAGTCTATTCGATCAGTAGATACTGTCACAAGGCGCTTATGACAAAATCTAGTCGCCGCCATAAAGGAGACTTCATCCATTATTGCCATAGCTTTACCCCCAAACAATGTATCATGGTGATTGGTCAAAAATGGGAATACCGTCGTACATACCCGTGTTTCCGCCAAATTAATTCT encodes:
- a CDS encoding acyl-CoA thioesterase; the encoded protein is MTLEERINLAETRVCTTVFPFLTNHHDTLFGGKAMAIMDEVSFMAATRFCHKRLVTVSTDRIDFAKAIPSGSIIEAVARVDSIGRTSLKVRVEIYLEHMYEEGRELAINGLFTFVALDENKNPIPVLEGLSLDEA
- a CDS encoding DUF779 domain-containing protein — protein: MTSRLAITDAARQVVEDLKEKHGPLMFYQAGGCCEGTQPQCFEKGGFFPRMNDAMIGLVEGYEFWVDRDLFEYWQYSHFTLDVLDGFGPGGFSLETPLGKTFTIHYRLFNENELKNLSPIIRAN
- the adhP gene encoding alcohol dehydrogenase AdhP; its protein translation is MIPKTMKAAVVQAYGQPLEIREVPVREPGRYEVLVKVIACGVCHTDLHAVDGDWPAKPKMPLIPGHEGVGIVVACGPDAQAKEGDAVGVPWLYSACSCCEYCITGWETLCESQNNGGYSVDGSFAEYVIADSRYVGHLKSNVNFLEIAPILCAGVTVYKGLKETETKPGEWVAISGIGGLGHVAVQYAKAMGMHVAAIDVADEKLELAKKLGADLIVNAKNTDPGQYLHKEVGGMHGALITAVSPIAFKQGIDVLRRKGTIALNGLPPGSFELPIFETVLKRITVRGSIVGTRKDMQEALEFANEGLVKATVSAAKLEDINDVFDKMRKGQIDGRIVLDIANSPN